The stretch of DNA CAGCTGCACCTTCCCCACCTACCCGACCCTGTGAGGACCCGGTCATGAGCATCCCCAAGCACCGACTCGACCGCAGGCAGCTTCTGGTCCGCGCGGGCGGGGCGAGCCTGGCCCTGGGCGCGGCGGGGGCCGGAGTCGGCTCCTGGCTCGCCTCGGCCCAGGCCGCCGCCACCGCAGCCACCGCCTTCGGCTACACCGACGACGGCAGCTACTACACCGTCACCACCGGCGGCGGACTGGTTTTCAAGGTGCACCGGACCAACGGCGATCTGACCTCGCTGGTCTACAAGGGCACCCAGTACCAGGGCTACAGCGGGCAGAACTCCCAGGTGGAGTCGGGCTTGGGGAGTTCGGCCGTCAGCATCGCGCAGAGCTCGGGCACCATCCTGATCACCGTGGTGCACGGAACCATGCACCACTACTACGCGGCCCGCAGCGGCGAGAACAACGTCTACATGTGGACCAACAAGGCGGACGCCTCGATCACCGCCACCCGTTACATCGTCCGGGTGCGGCCGGGGCTGTTCCCCAACGACAACCCCGACAGCTGGGACAGCGCCACCGACAAGCTCATCGAGGCCCAGGACATCCGGGTGAAGCCGGACGGGACCACCCGTTCCAAGCACTACTCCAACCAGCGGGTGATCGACTACGACTACGTCGGCTGGAGCACCGGCTCGGTCGGCATGTGGATGGTGCGCAGCAACCACGAGAAGGCGTCCGGCGGGCCCTTCTACCGGTCGCTGATGCGCCATCACTACACCGACGGGGCCGGGCTCTACGAGATCCTGCACTACGGGGAGAACCAGACCGAGGCGGAGCGCTTCGGCCTGCAGGGCCCCTACGTCCTGGCCTTCACCGACGGCGGTGCGCCGGCCGCCTCGCTGTACCACGACCGGCTGGACACCTCCTGGGTGGACGGCCTGGGCCTGGTCGGCTGGACCGGCCGCGGCGGCCGCGGGCGGGTGACCGGGGTGGGCATCACCGGGCGGGACACCGCCGTCCCGTACACCGTCGGCTTCGCCAACAGCGCGGCCCAGTACTGGGCCTCGGCGAGCGCTGGCAGCGGCTACTTCTCCTGCACCGGCATGCTGCCGGGGACCTACGCCTACACCGTCTACAAGGGCGAACTGGCGGTCCACACCGGATCGGTGACGGTCACCGCGGGCGGCACCACGATGCTCCACACGATCGCGGTCACGGCCGACCCCAGCGACTCGGCCGCGATCTGGCGGATCGGGGACTGGAACGGTGCGCCGACCGGGTTCAAGAACGCCGCGCTGATGACCTGTGCCCACCCCTCGGACGTCAGGGCGGCCGCCTGGACCGGGAGTTACACCGTGGGCACCTCCGCCGCCAGCGCCTTCCCCGCGTACCAGTGGCGGGACGTCAACGACGGTCTGCTGATCGACTTCACCCTGACCGCGGCCCAGGCCGCGACCGCGCACACCCTCACCATCGGGATCAGCACGGCGTTCCTGAACGGCCGGCCCAGGGCCACCGTGAACGGCTGGACCTCGGCGATCCCGGCTGCGGTCAGCGAGCCCGCCACCCGCTCGCTGACGGTGGGCTCCTACCGGGGCAACAACCACAGCTACAGCTGGACCGTCCCGGCGAGCGCGCTGAAGGCGGGCGCCAACACCCTGCGGATCGACGTGGTCAGCGGCTCCACCGGGACCGGCTACCTGAGCCCCGGCTTCGCCTACGACTGTGTCGAACTTCTGGCCTGATCACACTCCTGCTGACTGTCCGTTCACTGACTCTCCGTCACAAAGTCGATGAGCTCCTCGACCCGGCTCAGCAGGGCCGGGTCGAGGTCCTTGAAGGAGTTCACAGAGGAGAGGATGCGCTTCCAGGCCGCCGGGGTGTCCACCGGCCAGCCGAGGCGGCGGCAGACGCCCTCCTTCCACTCCTCGCCGCGGGGCACGTCCGGCCAGGCCGCGATGCCCACCGAGGAGGGCTTCACCGCCGCCCAGACGTCGATGTAGGGATGGCCGACGACCAGCACGTCGGCGCCGCCGACCCGCTCGGCGATCCGTGACTCCTTGCTGCCCGGCACCAGGTGGTCCACCAGCACGCCCAGCCGCCGCCCCGGTTCCGGCGCGAACCCGGCGACGATGGCCGGCAGGTCGTCGATGCCCTCCAGGTACTCCACCACCACGCCCTCGATCCGCAGGTCGTCGCCCCAGACCCGCTCGACCAGCTCGGCGTCGTGGCGCCCTTCGACGTAGATCCGGCTGGGCAGCGCCACCCGCGCCCGCACGCCCTGGACCGCCACCGAGCCCGAGGCGGTCCGGGACGGGGCGACCGGCGCCGGCGGGGCGACCGATCCGGGGCGGACCAGGGTGACCGGCCTGCCGTCCACCAGGAAGCCGCTCGGCGTCATCGGGAAGACCCGCAGCCTGCGGTGCCGGTCCTCCAGGGTGACGGTGAAGCCCTCGGCCGTCTTCTCGCAGCGCACCACGGCGCCGCAGAACCCGGTCACCACCTCCTCCACCACCAGGTCCCGCTCGGCGGGCAGCTCGGGGGCGGGCGTGGAGCGCTTCCAGGGCGGGGTCAGATCGTAGGTCCGGGTCACAGGCCGGGCGCTCCCCAGACCGGGAACCAACGGGTCAGGTCCTGCTCGACTCGCAGGTCGTTGCCGAGCATCGCCTTGATCTCCAGCTCCAGCGCGTTGTCGCGCCGCTCCCCACCGCCGGGCTTGGGGGCGAACGGGTAGAAGCTGCCGCGCTTGTAGATGTAGACCAGCGCCAGCGGACGCTGCTGGGCGTCGGTGAAGTTCACCAGCGAGCACAGCAGCTGCGGGCCGAAGCCGGTGCTCTCCAGCGCCGAGTTGATCGCATGGACGTCGTTGACCAGCGAGACGATGTCCTCGGGGGGCTGACGGACGGTCATCCAGGAGTAGCCGTAGCTGTCCCGGCTCGACTCGATGGCGATGCCGCCTCGTTCGACGTCGGCGTCCAGCAGCGCCTGCACGTCCTGCTGGACCTGTGCGAAGGCGCCGCCCTCCACGGAGGCGAAGCACACCGAGCCGACGCCGGTGGGCTTGAACCCGGCCGCCGCCTCCAGGGTGATCGCGGCCGAGGGCAGCCCGAACAGCTGGTCGAGGTCGGGCTTCACAGGTTTGGTGCGGCCGAGCAGGGCGTCCAGGAAGCCCATGGGTTCAACTCCTCAGGGGGCAGGCGGCGACGGAGTTACTGACGGCCCAGCTCGGCGCTGATCCGGCCGAGCTGCTCCAGGCGCTTCTCCAGCGAGGGGTGGGTGGAGAAGGCCTGGCTGGCGGCCTGGCGGGCGGAGACCGCCGGGGCGAAGTAGAAGGCGTTGAACGGCTGGGCCCGGCGCAGGTCCTGGGTGGGGATCGCCGCCATCTGGCCGCTGACCTTGGTGAGCGCGGAGGCCAGCGCCGAGGGGCGGCCGGTCAGCAGCGCGGCCGAGCGGTCGGCGGAGAGCTCGCGGTAGCGGGAGAGCAGCCGGGTCAGCAGGAAGCTGAGGGTGTAGACCACGGCGCTGACGCCGATGACGATCAGGGCCGCCACGGCGGTGTTGTCGCCGTCGCGGTCGTCCCGGCTGCTGAAGCCGCCGAACAGGCCGAACTGGAGTCCGACCCGGGTGATGATCCCGGCCAGCACGCCGAGGAAGCCGGCGATGGTCATCACCGCCACGTCCTTGTGCGCGACGTGCGACATCTCGTGTGCCAGCACACCCTCCAGCTCCTCCGGCTCCAGCCGGCGCAGCAGGCCGGTGGTGACGCACACCACAGCGTTCTTCTCGTTGCGCCCGGTGGCGAAGGCATTGGGGATGTCACTCTGCGCGACGGCGACCTTGGGCTTCTGCATGTCCGCCAGCGTGCAGAGCCGGTCCACGGTGCCGTGCAGCTCGGGGTAGTCCTCCGCGGAGACCTCGCGGGCGCCCATGCTGAAGGCCGCGATCTTGTCGCTGAACCAGAACTGGGCGATGAACAGGCCGCCGGCGATGATCACCACAAACGGCCAGGCGCCCTTCAACAGCACGATCAGTGCGCCCACGAACACGACGTACAGCAGGCCGATGAAGAACATCGTCAACAGCATCCGGCTCGTCAGCCCGCGGTCCGGTGCGAAGCGTGTCCTGGCCATGGCCCCTCCTCGAAAATGTGCGTGCTATCCAATTCTGCCCTGTTCGGGCCTACCAACAGGTACGTACGGGACGGCCCAGGCGTTCCGGTCGCGCACCCTCGCGCCTTACACTGGCCGGACAGCTCCTGGCACTCCATCATCCAGAGTGCCAGTTCTGGCCCGAGTGTTCGGCCCGGCGCCCGGCAGGACCGGTAGGTAGGAGGTGCGTGCCCCGTGCTTGAGGAGCGCAAGCTCGACGACCGCAAGCTCGCGGTTCTGCGTGCCATCGTCCAGGACTATGTCGGCACCGAGGAGCCGGTCGGTTCCAAAGCGTTGGTGGAACGGCACAACCTCGGCGTGTCGCCGGCCACGATCCGTAACGACATGGCGACGCTGGAGGACGAGGGCTACATTCACCAGCCGCACACCAGTGCGGGCCGGGTGCCGACCGACAAGGGCTACCGGCTCTTCGTCGACCGGCTCACCGAGGTGAAGCCGATGTCCGGGGCCGAGCGCCGGGCGATCGGCAGCTTCCTGGACCACGCCGTCGACCTGGACGACGTGGTGGCCCGCACGGTACGGCTGCTGGCGCAGCTGACCCGGCAGGTCGCGGTGGTGCAGTACCCCTCGCTGTCCCGCTCCACGGTCCGCCACGTCGAACTGGTCGCGCTGACGCCGACCCGGCTGATGCTGGTGCTGATCACCGACACCGGACGGGTCGAGCAGCGGCTCATCGACTGCCCCACGGCCGTCGGCGAGACCGTCCTCGCGGATCTCCGCTCCCGGCTGAACACCAGGGCCGGCGGGCAGCGCTTCGTCGAGGTGCCGACCCTGCTCCAGGACCTGCCGGAGAGCTTCGACCGGGAGGACCGGGGCGCGGTCACGGCCGTCCTCAGCACCCTGTTCGAGGCGCTGGCCGAGCAGACCGAGGAGCGGGTCGTGATCGGCGGCTCGGCCAATCTGACCCGCTTCCCGCACGACTTCCCGCTCACCATCGCCCCCGTACTGGAGGCGCTGGAGGAACAGGTGGTCCTGCTGAAGCTGCTCGGGGAGACCGCCGACGCGGGCATGATGGTTCGGATCGGTCACGAGAACGCCTACGAAGGGCTGAATTCCACGTCGGTCGTGTCGGTGGGCTACGGTTCGGGCGACGAGACCGTCGCCAAACTGGGCGTGGTCGGGCCGACGCGGATGGACTACCCGGGCACCATGGGCGCCGTCCGGGCGGTGGCACGATACGTCGGTCAGATCCTGGCTGCGTCCTGAGCAGTCCTGAAGCCCTCGAAACAGCCCTGGAAACGAAGACAAGCGGAGCATTTTGGTGGCCACGGACTACTACGCGGTACTCGGCGTCCGGCGTGACGCGGGTCAGGACGAGATCAAGAAGGCGTTCCGCCGGCTGGCGCGCGAGCTCCACCCGGACGTCAACCCCGACCCGAAGACACAGGAGCGGTTCAAGGAGATCAACGCCGCCTACGAGGTCCTCTCGGACCCCAACAAGCGGCAGGTCTACGACCTCGGCGGCGATCCGCTCTCCGCGAGCGGCGGCGGCGCGGGCCCCGGCGGCTTCGGTGCGGGGGCGGGCTTCGGCTTCAGCGACATCATGGACGCCTTCTTCGGCGCGTCCGGGGGCCAGCGCGGGCCGCGCTCGCGCACCCGGCGCGGCCAGGACGCGATGATCCGGATCGACATCGACCTCGAAGAGGCCGCGTTCGGCACCACCAAGGACATCCAGGTCGACACCGCCGTCGTCTGCACCACCTGCAACGGCGAGGGCGCGGCCCCGGGCACCTCCGCGCAGACCTGTGACATGTGTCGCGGTCGCGGCGAGGTGTCCCAGGTCACCCGGTCCTTCCTGGGCCAGGTCATGACCTCCCGCCCCTGCCCGCAGTGCCAGGGCTTCGGCACCGTCGTGCCCACCCCCTGCCCGGAGTGCGCCGGCGACGGCCGGGTCCGCGCGCGGCGCACGCTGACCGTCAAGATCCCGGCCGGCGTCGACAACGGCACCCGGATCCAGCTCGCGGGCGAGGGCGAGGTCGGCCCCGGCGGCGGCCCGGCCGGCGACCTCTACGTCGAGATCAGCGAGAACGCCCACTCCACCTTCCAGCGCCGCGGCGACGACCTGCACTGCACGGTCACCCTGCCGATGACGGCGGCGGCGCTCGGCACCAAGGTCCCGCTGGAGACCCTGGACGGCACCGTCGAGATCGACGTCCGGCCCGGCACCCAGTCCGGCCAGTCCATCCCGCTGCACGGACGCGGCATCACCCATCTGCGCGGCGGCGGACGCGGCGACCTGATAGTGCACGTCGAGGTGCAGACGCCCAACAAGCTCGACCCCGAGCAGGAGGAGCTGCTGCGGCGGCTGGCCAAGCTGCGCGGCGAGGAGCGCCCCAAGGGGACCTTCGCGCCCGGGCAGCAGGGCCTGTTCTCCCGCCTGAAGGACGCCTTCAACGGTCGCGCCTGAGCGCCCGTCAGCACAGTTCTGGAGTAGGTACGGCATGACAGCCCCGGTGTTCGTCGTCGACAGCGCGCAGCTGGCCCCGGTCGGGGCGGTGGTGCGGCTGGACGGCCCCGAGGGCCGTCATGCCGTCGCCGTACGCAGGCTCACCGTCGGCGAGCCGGTGGTGCTCGCGGACGGCGCGGGAGCGGCCGTCTCGGGCTCGGTGGTGGGGGTGGTCGGCAAGGACGTGCTGGAGGTCCGGGTCGACGCGCTGCTCGCCGAACCCGAGCCCGCGGTGCGGGTGGTGGTGGTCCAGGCGCTGCCCAAGGGCGACCGCGGGGAGCTCGCGGTCGAGCTGATGACCGAGGCGGGCGTGGACGAGGTGGTGCCCTGGGCGGCCTCGCGCTGCATCACCCAGTGGAAGGGCGAGCGGGGGGCCAAGGCCCTGGCCAAGTGGCGCGCCACGGCACGGGAGGCGGGCAAGCAGTCCCGCCGCCTCCGCTTTCCGGTGGTCCGCGACCCGATGACCACCCGTCAGGTCGCCGAACTCCTCTCCGGCGCGGCCCTGGCCGGGGTCCTCCACGAGGAGGGCTCCCAACCCCTCGCCACCGCAGAACTCCCCACCAAGGGCGACATCATCCTGGTGGTAGGCCCCGAAGGCGGCGTCTCCCCCGACGAGCTCGCCCTCTTCGCCGCCGCCGGCGCACCCCCCTACCGCCTGGGCCCCTCCGTCCTCCGCACCTCCACGGCAGGCGTGGCGGCAGGCTCCGTCCTCCTGTCCCGCACCGGGCGCTGGGCCTAGAGCACCCCTGACGGACCGTAGTTGGCTGGCCGCGCAGTTCCCCGCGCCCCCAGACGTTTGCAACTGGCCCAGTTGCACATCCTCAGGGGCGCGGGGAACTGCGCGAGAACCCCCCTCCAACCCGCACCTTCCCGCCATCCTGAACCCCCTCCCCGCCGTCACCCAAAAACCGCGCTCCACTGTCCGGGGTGACAGCTAGGGTGACCCGCGTGACTCAAGCCGACAGCTACCTCCGTTACCCCCACGTCCAAGCTGACCTGGTCACCTTCGTGGCCGAGGACGACGTCTGGCTCGCCCCGGTGGCCGGTGGCCGCGCCTGGCGGGTGAGTGCCGACCAGGTCCCCGTGGCCCGCCCACGGATCTCGCCGGACGGCGAGTGGATCGCCTGGGCCTCGACCCGGGACGGCGCACCGGAGGTGCACCTCGCACCGGCCGACGGCGGCCCCTCGCGGCGGCTGACCTACTGGGGCAGCCAGCAGACCACCGTGCTGGGCTGGACCGCCGACGGCGAGGTCCTCGCCCTGAGCTCGGTCGGCCGGATGTCGCGCGCCCACCCCTGGGCCTACGCCGTCCCCCTGGACGGCGGCCCGGCCCGGGAACTGCAGTACGGCCGCGTCGGCGGCGTCGCCGCCGAACCCGGCGGGGAGCGCGTCCTGCTGTCCAGCGCCGGGATGGGTCGCGAGCCCGCGCACTGGAAGCGCTACCGGGGCGGCACCGCCGGCAAGCTGTGGATCGGCACCGAGGGCGACTTCAGTCGCCTGCACGCCGACCTCGACGGCCGCGCCAACATCGACTCCCCGATGTGGGTCGGCGACCGCGTCGCGTTCCTCAGCGACCACGACGGAGTCGCCCAGCTGTGGTCCAGCCTGCCCGACGGGTCCGACCTCACCCGCCACAGCGACCACGAGTTCTACGCCCGCAACGCCTCCACCGACGGCGCCCGGGTGGTCTACCACAGCGGCGGCGAGCTCTACCTGGTCGAGAGCCTGACGGACGGCGCCCCGCCCCGCCGCCTGGACATCCGCCTCGGCGGCCCCCGGGTCGACCGCCAGCCGTACCCGATCAACGCCGCCCGCCACCTCGGGCACGTCTCCCCGGACGCCGGGGCCCGGGCCAGCGTCATCGAGGTCCGCGGCAGCATCCACCAGGTCACCCACCGGGACGGACCGGCGCGCACGCTCTCCGCCACGCCGGGCGTGCGCAACCGTCTGCCCCACATGCTTCCTGACGGCGGGTCGGTCTGGGTCACCGACGCCGAGGGCGAGGACGGGCTGGAGTTCTCCGACGGCCGCCGGGTCGCCGTCGGCGCCCTGGGCCGGGTCGAGGAGCTCACCGCCTCCCCGGACGGCGCCACCCTCGCCGTGGCCAACCGTGACGGCCTGGTGCTGCTCGTCACCGTCGCCGACGGCGCCGTACGCGAACTGGACCGCAGCGGCGCCGCGCAGGCCAGCGGCCTCGCCTTCGCGCCGGACTCGCAGTGGCTGGTCTGGTCCCACTCGACCAACTCCGAGGAGGTGCCCCGCCAGCTGCGGCTGGCCCAGCTCCCCGAGGGCACCGTCACCGAGCTGACCCCGCCCCGCTTCAACGACTACGCGCCGACCTTCACCACCGACGGCAAGCACCTCGCCTTCCTGTCGATGCGCGACTTCGACCCGGTCTACGACGAGCACGTCTTCGACCTGTCCTTCCCGCTCGCCTGCCGCCCCTACCTGCTGACCCTGGCGGCGGACACGCTCTCGCCGTTCGGCCCGCAGCCGCTGGGCCGGGCCCTGGGCAAGGGCGACGACAAGGGCGACGCCCCCGACGCCGACGCCGGCGCATCCGCCAAGGACGCGGGCGAGGACGCCGCCGACAGCTCCGCCGACGACATCGACGCGGACGCCCCCGACCGCACCCGGCTCGACCTGGAGGGCCTCTCCGACCGGATCGTCCCCTTCCCGGTGTCCAGCGGCCGCTACACCCATCTGCGCGCCGTCAAGGGCGGTGTGGTGTGGCTGGAGCACCCGCTCACCGGTGAGCTGGGCAACGCCAAGGCCACCCCGGAGGGCGAGGCCGAGCGCAGCAGCCTGGAGCGGTTCGACTTCGGCACCCGCCGGGCCGAGACCCTGGTCGACGAGCTGGACCGGTTCGCCGTCAGCGGCGACGGCAGCCGCCTCGCCGTGGTCGACCGCGGCGACCTGCGGATCGTCCCGGCCGACCGCAGGGTCGGCAAGGACGAGCAGGACGACGCCGTGACCGTGGACCTCTCCCGGGTCCGGGTCACCATCGACCCCGCCGCCGAGTGGCGGCAGATGTTCGACGAGACCGCCCGGCTGATGCGCGACAACTTCTGGCGCGTCGACATGAACGGCATCGACTGGACCGGCATCCAGGCCCGCTACCGCCCGCTGGTGGAACGGGTCGGCAGCCACAGCGACCTGGTCGACCTGCTCTGGGAGCTGCAGGCCGAGCCGGGCACCTCGCACGCCTACGTCCAGCCGGCCGGCCAGGGCGTTGCGGGCAACCGCCGCCAGGGGCTGCTCGGCGCGGACCTGGTCCGCGACCCGGCCGGGGTCTGGCGGGTCGCCAGGGTGCTGCCCGGCGAGTCCTCCGACCCGGCGGCCCGCTCGCCGCTCGGCGCGCCCGGCGTCAGTGTCCGGGCCGGTGAGTCGGTGCTGGCCGTGGACGGCGTCCCGGTGGACAGCACCGCAGGGCCCGGCCCGCTGCTGGTCGGCACGGCTGGCAAGCCGGTCGAACTGACGATCGGTCAGGCTGACGGCGCCGGGGAGGCCACCCGGACCGTCGTGGTGCTCCCGCTCGCCACCGAGGAGCCGCTGCGCTACCACGACTGGGTGGCCGGCCGCCGGGCCCATGTCCGCGAGCAGTCCGGCGGGCGCCTCGGCTACCTGCACGTCCCCGACATGGTGGCCAACGGCTGGGCGCAGATCCACCGCGACCTGCGCGCCGAGATGGCCAGGGAGGGCCTGATCGTGGACGTCCGGGAGAACCGTGGCGGCCACACCTCGCAGCTGATCATCGAGAAGCTCAACCGCCGGATCGTCGGCTGGGACCTGGTCCGCACCAGCCCGCCGGTCGCCTACCCGATGGACGCCCCGCGCGGCCCGCTGGTGTCGGTGGCCGACGAGTTCGCCGGGTCGGACGGCGACATCGTCAACGCCGCGTTCCAGGCGCTGAAGCTGGGCCCGGTGGTCGGCGTGCGCACCTGGGGCGGGGTCATCGGCATCGACGGCCGCTACTCCCTGGTGGACGGCACCGGGGTCACCCAGCCCCGCTATGCCTTCTGGCTGGACGGCTACGGCTTCGGGGTGGAGAACCACGGCATCGACCCCGACATCGAGGTGGTCTGCACCCCGCAGGACTGGGCCGCCCGCCGCGACCCCCAGCTCGACGAGGCCGTCCGCACGGCGCTCGCCGCGTTGGAGCGGAGCCCGGCTGCGGTGCCGCCGCCCATTCCGGGGCTGTAGGGCCTGTTTCTGGCTGCGGGCTGTGCGTGGTTTGTCGCGCAGTTCCCCGCGCCCCTGGGTAGGTGCAACTGACCCACAGCGGGTGAGTTGCAGCCCCCTCAGGGGCGCGGGGAACTGCGCGACAAGCCCGCTACGGCAGGTCGTTCGCCCACGGGGCGATCCCCCCGCCCCGCAACGGGGTTGACCGGCCGGTTAGGGTCAGCGGCATGGCTGAAGACACTCCGCTGATACGCAGTCTGCGCTCCGCCGTCGAGGCGGCCCCGGCGGATGTTCCGCTGCGCCTGCATCTCGCGGCGCTGCTGCTGGACGACGGCGAGTCCGATCAGGCCGTCACCCAGATCGCCGCGGCGCTCCAGCACGAGCCCGGGAGCGCCGAGGCAAGGAAGTTGATGCTGCGCGCGATGGGCGCGCCCGCGCCCGACACCGTGCCCCCGCCGTCGCCGACGGAACCGCCACCCGTCGTCTCCTTCGACTGGGCCTCGGCCGAGCAGCAGCTCAGCGACACGGTCCAGCCCCGCTTCGTCGAGCCCGCCGCGGCCGACGGCGAGGACGACCCCGGCGACGAGCCGGCCTGGGACATCGAGAGCAGCCACGTCGTCCTCGCCGACGTCGGCGGCATGACCGAGGTCAAGAAGCGGCTCGAAGCGGCCTTCCTCGCCCCCATGCGCAACCCCGAACTCCGGCGCCTGTACGGCAAGTCACTCCGCGGCGGCCTGCTCCTCTATGGCCCGCCGGGCTGCGGCAAGACCTTCATCGCCCGTGCCGTGGCAGGGGAGTTGGGCGCGAAGTTCCTCTCCGTCAGCCTCAGCGACATCCTCGACATGTACATCGGCCAGTCCGAGCGCAACCTCCACGACGTCTTCGCCGCCGCCCGCGCCAACGCGCCCTGCGTGGTCTTCCTGGACGAGATCGACGCCGTCGGCGGCAAGCGCAGCAGCATGCGCCACAACGCCATGCGCGGCACCGTCAACCAGCTGCTGCTGGAGCTCGACGGCGCACAGTACGACAACGACGGCGTCTTCGTCCTCGCCGCCACCAACTCGCCCTGGGACGTGGACACCGCGCTGCGACGCCCGGGCCGGCTTGACCGCACCCTGCTGGTGCTCCCGCCGGACCAGGAGGCCCGCGAGTCCATCCTGCGCTACCACCTGAGGGACCGTCCGATCGAGGGCGTCGAGCTCGCCAAGCTGGCGAAGAAGACCGACGGCTGGTCCGGCGCCGACCTGGCCCATCTCTGCGAGACGGCCGCGGAGGCCGCCCTGCTGGACTCCGCCGCCAGCGGCAGGGTCCGCATGATCGGAATGCCCGACCTGCTGGCCGCGGCCAAGGAGGTCAAGCCCTCCATCGAGTCCTGGTTCACCGCGGCCCGGAACGTCGCCATGTTCGCCAACGAGGGCGGCACCTACGACGAACTGCTGGCCTTCCTGAAGCGGACCCGCCGCCTGTGACGACTACGGACCGGGTGACCCGGGCCCGTGCGCTGATGGACCTCGGCCGCCACGACCAGGCCCGCGGACTGCTCGCCGAGGCCCTCGCCGAGTTGCCGGGGGACGCCCAGGCCTGGTCCGCGATGGCCCGCTGCTGCTACCGCACCGACGACTTCGAGGCGGCCCTGCACGCGGCCGACCAGGCGCTGGCGCACAATCCGGCGCTCGCCGCGGCCTGGCGCTGGCGCGCGCTCTCGCTGGCCGAACTGAAGCGCTGGCCGGAGGCCCACCGCGCCGCGTCGGAGGCGGTCGGCCGCGAGCCGCTGAACTGGTCCGGGCACATGATCATGGCCCGGGGGCTGCTGGCCGACCCCGGCCGCGGCGGCGACGACCGGCGCGCACGGGAGGCCGCGCACCGCGCCAGGGAACTGGCCCCGCACGAGGCGGAGACCCACTTCTACGCGGGCCGGGTGGCCGAGCGCGCCGGACGCCAGGACGAGGCCGAGGCCTGCTACCGGGAGGCCCTGCGGCTCAACCCCGAGCAGCGCTCCGCCAGGAACCAGCTCGCCCTGATCCAGATGCGGCGCGGCGAGAACTACGCGGCGGCCCAGGGCTTCGCCGCCGTCGCGGCCTCCGCCAAGGGCGCGGAGCTGGGCATCCACAACCTCAAGGTCGTCGCGGTGCGGCTGATCTCCAAGGCCCGCTGGATCTCGGTCGCGGCGCTGGTCGTCGCCGAGGTGGGCGTCATCGCGGTGCCCCACGGCGGCTGGGCGGTGCGGGGCGCGCTGATGGCCGTCCTGCTCGCCGGCTGGGCGGTCTGGGCGGTCTGGGCCGCCCGCCAGGTCCCGCCGCAGCTCCGGGGTCCGCTGCTGCGCACGGTTCGCGGCAGCGCCTACGTCCTGCTGGTGCTGCTCGGCGTGGCCGCCTTCTCGCTGGCCGCCTTCGCGCTGCTGCTGGTCCCGGCCCTGGCGTCGTACTGGGGCGAGATGGTGTTCGCCGCCGTGGCCGTCCAGTTGACCGCGCTGCGGACGGCGGCGGTGCTTGTTCAGCGGGCGAAGCGGCGGGTGGAGTGACCGGGCTACGATGCGGAGGACCGCAACGAGCACGAGGAGCGCGACGTGTCGGGTGAGCCGCAGGCGGACTGCCTGTTCTGCAGGATCGTGGCGAGGGAGATCCCGGCGACCGTGGTCCGGGAGACCGGGACCACGCTGGCGTTCCGCGACATCAACCCGCAGGCCCCCACCCATGTGCTGGTCGTCCCCAAGGCGCACTACCCGCACGCGGCGGCCCTCGCCGAGGCCGAGCCGGTCCTGGCCGGCACGCTGCTGGCCGAGGCCGGCCGGGTCGCCGAGGAGGAGAAGGTGGCCGAGTCGGCCGGCGGGGCAGGCTACCGGCTGATCTTCAACAGCGGCGCCGGCGCCGGTCAGACCGTGTTCCACGCACACGTCC from Streptomyces sp. 846.5 encodes:
- the htpX gene encoding zinc metalloprotease HtpX, whose product is MARTRFAPDRGLTSRMLLTMFFIGLLYVVFVGALIVLLKGAWPFVVIIAGGLFIAQFWFSDKIAAFSMGAREVSAEDYPELHGTVDRLCTLADMQKPKVAVAQSDIPNAFATGRNEKNAVVCVTTGLLRRLEPEELEGVLAHEMSHVAHKDVAVMTIAGFLGVLAGIITRVGLQFGLFGGFSSRDDRDGDNTAVAALIVIGVSAVVYTLSFLLTRLLSRYRELSADRSAALLTGRPSALASALTKVSGQMAAIPTQDLRRAQPFNAFYFAPAVSARQAASQAFSTHPSLEKRLEQLGRISAELGRQ
- the dnaJ gene encoding molecular chaperone DnaJ, whose amino-acid sequence is MATDYYAVLGVRRDAGQDEIKKAFRRLARELHPDVNPDPKTQERFKEINAAYEVLSDPNKRQVYDLGGDPLSASGGGAGPGGFGAGAGFGFSDIMDAFFGASGGQRGPRSRTRRGQDAMIRIDIDLEEAAFGTTKDIQVDTAVVCTTCNGEGAAPGTSAQTCDMCRGRGEVSQVTRSFLGQVMTSRPCPQCQGFGTVVPTPCPECAGDGRVRARRTLTVKIPAGVDNGTRIQLAGEGEVGPGGGPAGDLYVEISENAHSTFQRRGDDLHCTVTLPMTAAALGTKVPLETLDGTVEIDVRPGTQSGQSIPLHGRGITHLRGGGRGDLIVHVEVQTPNKLDPEQEELLRRLAKLRGEERPKGTFAPGQQGLFSRLKDAFNGRA
- a CDS encoding DUF3097 domain-containing protein, whose translation is MTRTYDLTPPWKRSTPAPELPAERDLVVEEVVTGFCGAVVRCEKTAEGFTVTLEDRHRRLRVFPMTPSGFLVDGRPVTLVRPGSVAPPAPVAPSRTASGSVAVQGVRARVALPSRIYVEGRHDAELVERVWGDDLRIEGVVVEYLEGIDDLPAIVAGFAPEPGRRLGVLVDHLVPGSKESRIAERVGGADVLVVGHPYIDVWAAVKPSSVGIAAWPDVPRGEEWKEGVCRRLGWPVDTPAAWKRILSSVNSFKDLDPALLSRVEELIDFVTESQ
- a CDS encoding rhamnogalacturonan lyase B N-terminal domain-containing protein yields the protein MSIPKHRLDRRQLLVRAGGASLALGAAGAGVGSWLASAQAAATAATAFGYTDDGSYYTVTTGGGLVFKVHRTNGDLTSLVYKGTQYQGYSGQNSQVESGLGSSAVSIAQSSGTILITVVHGTMHHYYAARSGENNVYMWTNKADASITATRYIVRVRPGLFPNDNPDSWDSATDKLIEAQDIRVKPDGTTRSKHYSNQRVIDYDYVGWSTGSVGMWMVRSNHEKASGGPFYRSLMRHHYTDGAGLYEILHYGENQTEAERFGLQGPYVLAFTDGGAPAASLYHDRLDTSWVDGLGLVGWTGRGGRGRVTGVGITGRDTAVPYTVGFANSAAQYWASASAGSGYFSCTGMLPGTYAYTVYKGELAVHTGSVTVTAGGTTMLHTIAVTADPSDSAAIWRIGDWNGAPTGFKNAALMTCAHPSDVRAAAWTGSYTVGTSAASAFPAYQWRDVNDGLLIDFTLTAAQAATAHTLTIGISTAFLNGRPRATVNGWTSAIPAAVSEPATRSLTVGSYRGNNHSYSWTVPASALKAGANTLRIDVVSGSTGTGYLSPGFAYDCVELLA
- the hrcA gene encoding heat-inducible transcriptional repressor HrcA, with translation MLEERKLDDRKLAVLRAIVQDYVGTEEPVGSKALVERHNLGVSPATIRNDMATLEDEGYIHQPHTSAGRVPTDKGYRLFVDRLTEVKPMSGAERRAIGSFLDHAVDLDDVVARTVRLLAQLTRQVAVVQYPSLSRSTVRHVELVALTPTRLMLVLITDTGRVEQRLIDCPTAVGETVLADLRSRLNTRAGGQRFVEVPTLLQDLPESFDREDRGAVTAVLSTLFEALAEQTEERVVIGGSANLTRFPHDFPLTIAPVLEALEEQVVLLKLLGETADAGMMVRIGHENAYEGLNSTSVVSVGYGSGDETVAKLGVVGPTRMDYPGTMGAVRAVARYVGQILAAS